A stretch of Antennarius striatus isolate MH-2024 chromosome 6, ASM4005453v1, whole genome shotgun sequence DNA encodes these proteins:
- the bcl9l gene encoding B-cell CLL/lymphoma 9-like protein isoform X1, with translation MLQDKKLANHGKQVTNDSRSEIPNINQQGQQQQRAASHLGQKGVSARNYGVKTNQISPGNSGMKAVSQSASSVGGMLKNKSKRERSISPDSVESRNAIPPALETDAKGEGVMRSKRRCVLEKKQPYSGDEWCSGPDTEEDEDKLNTATHRPIQVLTDCLSAATMSQSGGPVIGCGVGPGLKTEAPQPSQQVFYVFTTSLANSAAEAVMKGQTDSILIFHQQNVPCSKLGQIHPSGKLPNVSEKVNPGSSPPAGTPKSQSGTPRPASVGVGGSMHSVGTPSSTGHSDNESSQTRPGIATSNNGIIAIRSEEGNAATRADLIARTGDAETAGTMTHPVSSLSPTGSPSILSAHLQSETGQRNGPGSADGLSKEQLEHRERSLQTLRDIERLLLRSGPNGGPGDTGGPNNTASNNSSSLNNNNNTDRSGILEDGDNGTNNSRNCSSGNMLSSGLPGMAGMKRYEEPLQSIITHTQSLHTPSLGGPTLDSPQMDSHQYLSQHPHHQISSPGVDMGQLLGAEGLSAEQIAWRKLQEEYYLEKRRQQEIQPHTHPQHFRIMSEMGMHGGPMIMRGPPPPYHSKPGDQQWGPGNMMGGGMGGNARMIDMHQDGPRGPRFLGQMQRGVGGAFPGIAGGVLTVDGLGPQKPNRPGMIWLDDMPNNIGSGGPFHGCYPGGPLQNLQGDPDFRIMEKLQMQRLPRFEFDRLTKQQQQESLGSRIMDSPGAPDLTNLGMGPGPPSSRADPMDFRGSREMIESPGRGPQMRDLVNSPLGSLAMNMNPQMNVQQQQQIVLSQKLRGGPAGGSPLCDMFSPGEISRIRATQNVRGGNKGMFPGPDGLFHFSNLGPFSGGQVEGPYQQSDHEMFGSDQQELSQMRALSRLSQVPMTGGLRETDLSPRHPSDLSINVNTLTSPLVPPLRLKSPCLNQEPSPLLASPSAPGLKSPSQISSAGHHPPLPPASGAGTPSSSSMKSPQVLGSTNLVLHSPSASPGHLKSPAMGARSPGWASPKTALQSPGGPPNGKLMGNGRSSSTETGQSLPPRSSNSTPISQPGSMNPSMPFASAPSTLPSQNPLSLIMSQMSKYAMPSSTPLYHDAIKTIATSDDEMLPDRPLLAGVSIGGNMGNPQTSEISIGPHSDPQSPMGIVSQGQQHLPHEAPGAVLSSPNNIGMSAMNSAMMGGCPPEGIGRCNASPVSQNQMTGFPRIQQPPHGPMHSPVGGRLQNFPQPNENLLPPQQLHLLSKGPALQRPSHPSDSFASLPIGDGPDLRDVIRHSHTGIPEFDLSRIIPSDKPSSTLQYFPKSEPHQNPHQGPSQQPTPQQLLKQLPSSGPPHSSGSSANPHLANLQNMMAEQQLPPHPTHGVIRQSVGIPHGGSRSMVPGGGVGSMCPPGHMLTRTGMMPQQQFQQQQAMMANSLLHHPSNPYPGMMSSQQHPHNLMAQQNIMMMQTKQRSISGDPFGPQGALISPQGPMMASSHPQSGMMGPQSLRQRGMSLDSPIGYASGGMANMPF, from the exons ATGCTCCAGGACAAAAAACTGGCCAATCATGGCAAGCAGGTTACCAATGACAGCCGATCTGAAATACCCAACATAAACCAGCAGGGTCAGCAGCAACAGAGAGCTGCTAGTCACCTTGGTCAAAAGGGTGTGAGTGCCAGGAACTATGGTGTAAAAACCAACCAGATATCCCCTGGCAACTCTGGGATGAaggctgtcagccaatcagcgaGCAGTGTGGGAGGGATGCTGAAAAACAAATCCAAGCGGGAGCGGAGCATCTCCCCCGACTCTGTTGAATCAAGAAATGCCATTCCTCCAGCCCTGGAGACAGATGCCAAAGGAG AGGGAGTCATGCGCAGTAAACGACGCTGTGTTCTGGAAAAGAAACAACCATACAGCGGAGATGAGTGGTGCTCTGGACCTGAcacagaggaagatgaagacaagTTAAACACTGCCACTCATC GTCCTATCCAGGTTCTTACTGATTGCCTGTCTGCAGCCACCATGTCTCAATCTGGGGGTCCTGTAATTGGATGTGGAGTGGGACCAGGGCTGAAAACAGAAGCACCTCAGCCGTCACAGCAAGTATTTTATGTCTTCACAACCAGCCTTGCCAACAG TGCTGCAGAGGCAGTAATGAAAGGACAGACTGATTCCATCCTTATATTTCACCAGCAAAACGTTCCATGCTCCAAGTTGGGTCAG ATCCACCCATCAGGGAAACTTCCAAATGTATCTGAAAAGGTAAATCCAGGCAGTTCTCCACCTGCAGGCACCCCTAAATCCCAAAGTGGAACTCCTCGGCCAGCCTCGGTAGGAGTCGGAGGCTCAATGCATTCTGTAGGGACACCTTCATCAACCGGACACTCTGATAATGAATCCTCTCAAACTAGACCTGGCATAGCCACCAGCAATAACGGCATCATTGCCATTAGGTCAGAGGAAGGGAATGCAGCTACGCGGGCAGACTTAATTGCAAGAACTGGAGATGCAGAGACTGCAGGAACTATGACTCATCCTGTTTCATCGCTTTCTCCCACAGGGAGTCCCTCAATCCTATCTGCACACCTACAAAGTGAAACGGGTCAAAGAAATGGCCCAGGGAGTGCCGATGGTCTTTCAAAAGAGCAGCTGGAACACAGAGAGCGCTCTTTGCAGACACTGAGAGATATAGAGAGGCTGCTTCTGCGAAGTGGGCCAAATGGAGGCCCTGGAGACACAGGAGGTCCCAATAACACTGCTAGTAATAACTCATCCAGCctaaataacaataacaatacagATAGAAGTGGCATTCTAGAGGACGGTGATAATGGTACTAATAATTCTAGAAACTGCAGTAGTGGTAATATGCTATCATCAGGCTTACCTGGGATGGCGGGGATGAAGAGATATGAAGAACCCCTCCAGTCAATTATTACTCATACTCAGTCTCTTCATACTCCATCTCTTGGTGGACCTACCCTTGACAGCCCACAAATGGATTCCCACCAATACTTATCACAACACCCCCATCACCAGATATCTTCCCCTGGGGTTGACATGGGTCAATTACTGGGAGCAGAAGGTTTGTCTGCAGAGCAAATAGCATGGAGAAAACTTCAAGAAGAATACTACCTTGAGAAAAGACGGCAACAGGAAATTCAACCTCACACACATCCCCAGCACTTTAGAATTATGAGTGAGATGGGAATGCATGGAGGTCCTATGATTATGCGAGGACCTCCTCCTCCCTACCACAGCAAACCCGGTGATCAGCAGTGGGGTCCTGGTAATATGATGGGAGGTGGAATGGGTGGAAATGCACGAATGATAGACATGCACCAAGATGGACCTCGTGGCCCAAGGTTTCTGGGACAGATGCAGAGAGGGGTAGGAGGTGCTTTTCCTGGTATTGCAGGGGGCGTTTTAACAGTAGATGGTCTAGGACCTCAAAAGCCCAATAGGCCAGGGATGATATGGCTAGATGATATGCCAAATAACATTGGTAGTGGAGGTCCCTTTCATGGCTGCTATCCTGGTGGACCTCTGCAGAACCTGCAAGGTGACCCAGACTTTCGTATTATGGAGAAACTACAAATGCAGCGCCTTCCTAGGTTTGAATTTGACAGATTAActaaacaacagcaacaagaaaGCCTGGGCTCAAGGATTATGGATAGTCCTGGGGCCCCAGATTTAACTAATTTGGGAATGGGTCCTGGTCCACCTTCCTCTAGAGCTGATCCTATGGATTTTCGTGGCTCAAGAGAGATGATTGAATCTCCTGGACGAGGTCCTCAGATGAGAGACTTGGTGAATTCTCCTTTGGGGAGCCTTGCCATGAACATGAACCCACAGATGAatgttcagcagcagcagcagattgtGCTATCTCAAAAGTTACGAGGAGGTCCTGCAGGAGGTAGCCCTTTATGTGATATGTTTAGCCCTGGAGAGATCTCACGGATCAGGGCCACACAGAATGTCAGAGGAGGAAATAAGGGAATGTTCCCAGGACCTGATGGCCTCTTCCACTTTTCCAATCTAGGACCTTTCTCTGGGGGACAGGTTGAAGGGCCTTATCAACAATCCGACCATGAGATGTTTGGGTCCGACCAGCAAGAACTTAGTCAAATGAGAGCTTTGTCTCGGTTAAGTCAGGTGCCTATGACTGGAGGCCTCAGGGAAACAGACCTCAGTCCTAGGCACCCTTCTGACCTGTCAATCAATGTCAACACCCTGACTTCCCCCTTAGTGCCTCCTCTTCGGCTCAAATCTCCATGCCTCAACCAAGAGCCATCTCCTCTTCTAGCGTCCCCCTCTGCTCCAGGACTGAAGTCACCATCACAAATCTCCTCTGCTGgacatcatcctcctcttccccctgcATCTGGTGCTGGGAcgccttcctcttcttccatgAAATCCCCCCAGGTACTGGGGTCCACCAATCTTGTTTTGCACTCTCCATCTGCCTCTCCAGGGCACCTGAAGTCCCCAGCCATGGGTGCACGTTCTCCAGGGTGGGCATCTCCAAAAACAGCTCTCCAAAGTCCTGGTGGTCCACCCAATGGAAAGCTGATGGGCAATGGAAGAAGTAGTTCTACTGAGACAG GCCAATCTCTTCCTCCCAGGAGTTCCAACTCCACTCCCATCAGCCAGCCAGGATCTATGAATCCTAGTATGCCATTTGCATCTGCTCCCAGTACCCTTCCATCTCAGAATCCTCTATCTCTCATCATGTCTCAGATGTCCAAATATGCCATGCCCAGTTCTACTCCTCTCTACCATGATGCAATCAAAACAATTGCCACTTCTGATGATGAGATGCTACCAGATCGACCGCTTCTGGCTGGTGTCAGCATTGGAG GAAACATGGGAAACCCCCAAACTTCCGAGATCTCCATTGGGCCCCATAGTGATCCACAAAGTCCCATGGGTATTGTAAGCCAAGGCCAGCAGCACCTGCCTCATGAGGCCCCAGGGGCAGTGCTTTCTTCTCCAAACAACATTGGCATGTCTGCCATGAATTCTGCCATGATGGGAGGATGTCCACCCGAGGGAATCGGGCGTTGCAATGCTTCACCAGTGTCTCAGAACCAAATGACAGGATTTCCTCGCATCCAGCAACCACCACATGGACCCATGCACTCACCTGTTGGAGGAAGGTTACAGAACTTTCCTCAGCCTAACGAGAATCTTCTTCCACCACAGCAGTTGCATCTGCTTAGCAAAGGTCCTGCCCTCCAACGTCCTTCCCATCCCTCAGACTCATTTGCCTCTTTGCCCATTGGGGATGGCCCAGATCTACGCGATGTCATACGACACAGTCACACGGGGATCCCTGAGTTTGATCTGTCCCGCATCATTCCCTCTGATAAGCCTAGTAGCACTCTTCAGTATTTTCCAAAGAGTGAGCCACATCAAAATCCACATCAGGGACCATCCCAGCAACCTACTCCACAGCAGCTCCTCAAACAGCTGCCTTCTTCTGGTCCTCCACACAGCAGTGGAAGTTCAGCCAACCCCCACTTGGCAAACTTACAAAATATGATGGCTGAACAGCAGCTGCCACCTCACCCCACCCACGGTGTAATACGCCAAAGTGTAGGCATTCCACATGGGGGCTCAAGGTCTATGGTTCCTGGTGGAGGTGTGGGTTCCATGTGCCCTCCAGGACATATGTTGACAAGGACAGGCATGATGCCTCAGCAGCAATTCCAGCAACAGCAAGCAATGATGGCCAACAGCCTTCTTCACCATCCTTCTAATCCATATCCTGGCATGATGTCCTCACAGCAACACCCACACAATTTGATGGCACAACAGAACATTATGATGATGCAAACCAAGCAGCGAAGTATATCTGGAGATCCTTTTGGCCCCCAGGGTGCTCTCATCTCCCCTCAAGGTCCCATGATGGCATCTTCTCATCCACAGTCTGGTATGATGGGACCCCAATCACTCAGACAGCGTGGAATGTCTCTGGATAGCCCCATTGGTTATGCCTCTGGAGGAATGGCCAATATGCCATTCTGA
- the bcl9l gene encoding B-cell CLL/lymphoma 9-like protein isoform X2 has translation MLQDKKLANHGKQVTNDSRSEIPNINQQGQQQQRAASHLGQKGVSARNYGVKTNQISPGNSGMKAVSQSASSVGGMLKNKSKRERSISPDSVESRNAIPPALETDAKGEGVMRSKRRCVLEKKQPYSGDEWCSGPDTEEDEDKLNTATHPTMSQSGGPVIGCGVGPGLKTEAPQPSQQVFYVFTTSLANSAAEAVMKGQTDSILIFHQQNVPCSKLGQIHPSGKLPNVSEKVNPGSSPPAGTPKSQSGTPRPASVGVGGSMHSVGTPSSTGHSDNESSQTRPGIATSNNGIIAIRSEEGNAATRADLIARTGDAETAGTMTHPVSSLSPTGSPSILSAHLQSETGQRNGPGSADGLSKEQLEHRERSLQTLRDIERLLLRSGPNGGPGDTGGPNNTASNNSSSLNNNNNTDRSGILEDGDNGTNNSRNCSSGNMLSSGLPGMAGMKRYEEPLQSIITHTQSLHTPSLGGPTLDSPQMDSHQYLSQHPHHQISSPGVDMGQLLGAEGLSAEQIAWRKLQEEYYLEKRRQQEIQPHTHPQHFRIMSEMGMHGGPMIMRGPPPPYHSKPGDQQWGPGNMMGGGMGGNARMIDMHQDGPRGPRFLGQMQRGVGGAFPGIAGGVLTVDGLGPQKPNRPGMIWLDDMPNNIGSGGPFHGCYPGGPLQNLQGDPDFRIMEKLQMQRLPRFEFDRLTKQQQQESLGSRIMDSPGAPDLTNLGMGPGPPSSRADPMDFRGSREMIESPGRGPQMRDLVNSPLGSLAMNMNPQMNVQQQQQIVLSQKLRGGPAGGSPLCDMFSPGEISRIRATQNVRGGNKGMFPGPDGLFHFSNLGPFSGGQVEGPYQQSDHEMFGSDQQELSQMRALSRLSQVPMTGGLRETDLSPRHPSDLSINVNTLTSPLVPPLRLKSPCLNQEPSPLLASPSAPGLKSPSQISSAGHHPPLPPASGAGTPSSSSMKSPQVLGSTNLVLHSPSASPGHLKSPAMGARSPGWASPKTALQSPGGPPNGKLMGNGRSSSTETGQSLPPRSSNSTPISQPGSMNPSMPFASAPSTLPSQNPLSLIMSQMSKYAMPSSTPLYHDAIKTIATSDDEMLPDRPLLAGVSIGGNMGNPQTSEISIGPHSDPQSPMGIVSQGQQHLPHEAPGAVLSSPNNIGMSAMNSAMMGGCPPEGIGRCNASPVSQNQMTGFPRIQQPPHGPMHSPVGGRLQNFPQPNENLLPPQQLHLLSKGPALQRPSHPSDSFASLPIGDGPDLRDVIRHSHTGIPEFDLSRIIPSDKPSSTLQYFPKSEPHQNPHQGPSQQPTPQQLLKQLPSSGPPHSSGSSANPHLANLQNMMAEQQLPPHPTHGVIRQSVGIPHGGSRSMVPGGGVGSMCPPGHMLTRTGMMPQQQFQQQQAMMANSLLHHPSNPYPGMMSSQQHPHNLMAQQNIMMMQTKQRSISGDPFGPQGALISPQGPMMASSHPQSGMMGPQSLRQRGMSLDSPIGYASGGMANMPF, from the exons ATGCTCCAGGACAAAAAACTGGCCAATCATGGCAAGCAGGTTACCAATGACAGCCGATCTGAAATACCCAACATAAACCAGCAGGGTCAGCAGCAACAGAGAGCTGCTAGTCACCTTGGTCAAAAGGGTGTGAGTGCCAGGAACTATGGTGTAAAAACCAACCAGATATCCCCTGGCAACTCTGGGATGAaggctgtcagccaatcagcgaGCAGTGTGGGAGGGATGCTGAAAAACAAATCCAAGCGGGAGCGGAGCATCTCCCCCGACTCTGTTGAATCAAGAAATGCCATTCCTCCAGCCCTGGAGACAGATGCCAAAGGAG AGGGAGTCATGCGCAGTAAACGACGCTGTGTTCTGGAAAAGAAACAACCATACAGCGGAGATGAGTGGTGCTCTGGACCTGAcacagaggaagatgaagacaagTTAAACACTGCCACTCATC CCACCATGTCTCAATCTGGGGGTCCTGTAATTGGATGTGGAGTGGGACCAGGGCTGAAAACAGAAGCACCTCAGCCGTCACAGCAAGTATTTTATGTCTTCACAACCAGCCTTGCCAACAG TGCTGCAGAGGCAGTAATGAAAGGACAGACTGATTCCATCCTTATATTTCACCAGCAAAACGTTCCATGCTCCAAGTTGGGTCAG ATCCACCCATCAGGGAAACTTCCAAATGTATCTGAAAAGGTAAATCCAGGCAGTTCTCCACCTGCAGGCACCCCTAAATCCCAAAGTGGAACTCCTCGGCCAGCCTCGGTAGGAGTCGGAGGCTCAATGCATTCTGTAGGGACACCTTCATCAACCGGACACTCTGATAATGAATCCTCTCAAACTAGACCTGGCATAGCCACCAGCAATAACGGCATCATTGCCATTAGGTCAGAGGAAGGGAATGCAGCTACGCGGGCAGACTTAATTGCAAGAACTGGAGATGCAGAGACTGCAGGAACTATGACTCATCCTGTTTCATCGCTTTCTCCCACAGGGAGTCCCTCAATCCTATCTGCACACCTACAAAGTGAAACGGGTCAAAGAAATGGCCCAGGGAGTGCCGATGGTCTTTCAAAAGAGCAGCTGGAACACAGAGAGCGCTCTTTGCAGACACTGAGAGATATAGAGAGGCTGCTTCTGCGAAGTGGGCCAAATGGAGGCCCTGGAGACACAGGAGGTCCCAATAACACTGCTAGTAATAACTCATCCAGCctaaataacaataacaatacagATAGAAGTGGCATTCTAGAGGACGGTGATAATGGTACTAATAATTCTAGAAACTGCAGTAGTGGTAATATGCTATCATCAGGCTTACCTGGGATGGCGGGGATGAAGAGATATGAAGAACCCCTCCAGTCAATTATTACTCATACTCAGTCTCTTCATACTCCATCTCTTGGTGGACCTACCCTTGACAGCCCACAAATGGATTCCCACCAATACTTATCACAACACCCCCATCACCAGATATCTTCCCCTGGGGTTGACATGGGTCAATTACTGGGAGCAGAAGGTTTGTCTGCAGAGCAAATAGCATGGAGAAAACTTCAAGAAGAATACTACCTTGAGAAAAGACGGCAACAGGAAATTCAACCTCACACACATCCCCAGCACTTTAGAATTATGAGTGAGATGGGAATGCATGGAGGTCCTATGATTATGCGAGGACCTCCTCCTCCCTACCACAGCAAACCCGGTGATCAGCAGTGGGGTCCTGGTAATATGATGGGAGGTGGAATGGGTGGAAATGCACGAATGATAGACATGCACCAAGATGGACCTCGTGGCCCAAGGTTTCTGGGACAGATGCAGAGAGGGGTAGGAGGTGCTTTTCCTGGTATTGCAGGGGGCGTTTTAACAGTAGATGGTCTAGGACCTCAAAAGCCCAATAGGCCAGGGATGATATGGCTAGATGATATGCCAAATAACATTGGTAGTGGAGGTCCCTTTCATGGCTGCTATCCTGGTGGACCTCTGCAGAACCTGCAAGGTGACCCAGACTTTCGTATTATGGAGAAACTACAAATGCAGCGCCTTCCTAGGTTTGAATTTGACAGATTAActaaacaacagcaacaagaaaGCCTGGGCTCAAGGATTATGGATAGTCCTGGGGCCCCAGATTTAACTAATTTGGGAATGGGTCCTGGTCCACCTTCCTCTAGAGCTGATCCTATGGATTTTCGTGGCTCAAGAGAGATGATTGAATCTCCTGGACGAGGTCCTCAGATGAGAGACTTGGTGAATTCTCCTTTGGGGAGCCTTGCCATGAACATGAACCCACAGATGAatgttcagcagcagcagcagattgtGCTATCTCAAAAGTTACGAGGAGGTCCTGCAGGAGGTAGCCCTTTATGTGATATGTTTAGCCCTGGAGAGATCTCACGGATCAGGGCCACACAGAATGTCAGAGGAGGAAATAAGGGAATGTTCCCAGGACCTGATGGCCTCTTCCACTTTTCCAATCTAGGACCTTTCTCTGGGGGACAGGTTGAAGGGCCTTATCAACAATCCGACCATGAGATGTTTGGGTCCGACCAGCAAGAACTTAGTCAAATGAGAGCTTTGTCTCGGTTAAGTCAGGTGCCTATGACTGGAGGCCTCAGGGAAACAGACCTCAGTCCTAGGCACCCTTCTGACCTGTCAATCAATGTCAACACCCTGACTTCCCCCTTAGTGCCTCCTCTTCGGCTCAAATCTCCATGCCTCAACCAAGAGCCATCTCCTCTTCTAGCGTCCCCCTCTGCTCCAGGACTGAAGTCACCATCACAAATCTCCTCTGCTGgacatcatcctcctcttccccctgcATCTGGTGCTGGGAcgccttcctcttcttccatgAAATCCCCCCAGGTACTGGGGTCCACCAATCTTGTTTTGCACTCTCCATCTGCCTCTCCAGGGCACCTGAAGTCCCCAGCCATGGGTGCACGTTCTCCAGGGTGGGCATCTCCAAAAACAGCTCTCCAAAGTCCTGGTGGTCCACCCAATGGAAAGCTGATGGGCAATGGAAGAAGTAGTTCTACTGAGACAG GCCAATCTCTTCCTCCCAGGAGTTCCAACTCCACTCCCATCAGCCAGCCAGGATCTATGAATCCTAGTATGCCATTTGCATCTGCTCCCAGTACCCTTCCATCTCAGAATCCTCTATCTCTCATCATGTCTCAGATGTCCAAATATGCCATGCCCAGTTCTACTCCTCTCTACCATGATGCAATCAAAACAATTGCCACTTCTGATGATGAGATGCTACCAGATCGACCGCTTCTGGCTGGTGTCAGCATTGGAG GAAACATGGGAAACCCCCAAACTTCCGAGATCTCCATTGGGCCCCATAGTGATCCACAAAGTCCCATGGGTATTGTAAGCCAAGGCCAGCAGCACCTGCCTCATGAGGCCCCAGGGGCAGTGCTTTCTTCTCCAAACAACATTGGCATGTCTGCCATGAATTCTGCCATGATGGGAGGATGTCCACCCGAGGGAATCGGGCGTTGCAATGCTTCACCAGTGTCTCAGAACCAAATGACAGGATTTCCTCGCATCCAGCAACCACCACATGGACCCATGCACTCACCTGTTGGAGGAAGGTTACAGAACTTTCCTCAGCCTAACGAGAATCTTCTTCCACCACAGCAGTTGCATCTGCTTAGCAAAGGTCCTGCCCTCCAACGTCCTTCCCATCCCTCAGACTCATTTGCCTCTTTGCCCATTGGGGATGGCCCAGATCTACGCGATGTCATACGACACAGTCACACGGGGATCCCTGAGTTTGATCTGTCCCGCATCATTCCCTCTGATAAGCCTAGTAGCACTCTTCAGTATTTTCCAAAGAGTGAGCCACATCAAAATCCACATCAGGGACCATCCCAGCAACCTACTCCACAGCAGCTCCTCAAACAGCTGCCTTCTTCTGGTCCTCCACACAGCAGTGGAAGTTCAGCCAACCCCCACTTGGCAAACTTACAAAATATGATGGCTGAACAGCAGCTGCCACCTCACCCCACCCACGGTGTAATACGCCAAAGTGTAGGCATTCCACATGGGGGCTCAAGGTCTATGGTTCCTGGTGGAGGTGTGGGTTCCATGTGCCCTCCAGGACATATGTTGACAAGGACAGGCATGATGCCTCAGCAGCAATTCCAGCAACAGCAAGCAATGATGGCCAACAGCCTTCTTCACCATCCTTCTAATCCATATCCTGGCATGATGTCCTCACAGCAACACCCACACAATTTGATGGCACAACAGAACATTATGATGATGCAAACCAAGCAGCGAAGTATATCTGGAGATCCTTTTGGCCCCCAGGGTGCTCTCATCTCCCCTCAAGGTCCCATGATGGCATCTTCTCATCCACAGTCTGGTATGATGGGACCCCAATCACTCAGACAGCGTGGAATGTCTCTGGATAGCCCCATTGGTTATGCCTCTGGAGGAATGGCCAATATGCCATTCTGA